In Funiculus sociatus GB2-C1, the following proteins share a genomic window:
- a CDS encoding MerR family transcriptional regulator, translated as MQPVAMKVGDLAKQTGVSVRTLHYYDEIGLLSPSRRTETGYRLYIDDDIIRLQQIVSLRQIGFSLEQIRECLEQSQFSPHHVVQLHLSRLKEQMELQQQLYARLEAIAAHLQSAETIDLQEFIQLIEVTMMVENYYTPEQLDYLKERRQMLGEERIRQVEAQWQELIDQARTAMQNGIDPTSEAVQKLARRSQELIQEFTGGDAGIERSLSQMYQQEGVEVASRGAMDSALMEYMSKARSALKQPE; from the coding sequence ATGCAACCCGTTGCAATGAAAGTCGGTGATCTGGCAAAACAGACAGGAGTTTCCGTTCGGACATTGCACTATTACGACGAGATTGGATTGCTCTCGCCTTCTCGAAGGACGGAAACAGGCTACCGACTGTATATCGACGATGACATTATCCGGTTACAGCAAATCGTGTCGTTACGGCAAATTGGCTTCTCCTTGGAACAAATCCGAGAGTGTCTGGAGCAAAGTCAGTTTTCGCCTCACCATGTGGTGCAACTGCACCTCTCCCGGTTGAAGGAGCAGATGGAGTTACAGCAGCAGCTTTATGCGCGACTGGAAGCGATCGCTGCTCATCTGCAATCCGCAGAAACAATCGACCTTCAGGAATTTATTCAATTAATCGAGGTCACGATGATGGTAGAAAACTACTACACCCCAGAACAGCTAGACTATCTCAAAGAAAGACGGCAAATGCTGGGTGAGGAACGGATTCGGCAGGTTGAAGCGCAATGGCAAGAATTGATCGATCAAGCTCGAACGGCAATGCAAAACGGCATTGATCCAACCAGTGAAGCAGTGCAGAAATTAGCTCGACGCTCACAAGAACTGATTCAAGAATTCACCGGAGGCGATGCCGGAATTGAGCGATCGCTTAGCCAGATGTATCAGCAAGAAGGTGTCGAAGTTGCCAGCCGAGGCGCAATGGATTCAGCTTTGATGGAATATATGAGCAAAGCAAGATCAGCCCTGAAGCAACCCGAATAG
- a CDS encoding DUF4829 domain-containing protein has protein sequence MKRAILAIATLLLTSSIIAPVQAQTVETQSSREIAAGLTLARAESVLQKYFQAIALRNYQEAYNLLSPRYRAQISYQQFVKMYRDYIIKGVSIQSVQLMPEFSTNNGHKFAVEYSASYIQPVFSSSDQQLPEFYTLVAPNSSVGEWLIDGIGTAP, from the coding sequence ATGAAACGCGCAATTCTAGCGATCGCAACCTTGCTTCTGACCAGTAGTATTATTGCACCAGTGCAGGCGCAAACAGTTGAAACCCAATCTTCCAGGGAAATTGCTGCTGGTTTAACTCTAGCGCGTGCCGAAAGCGTACTGCAAAAATATTTTCAAGCGATCGCACTCCGAAACTATCAAGAAGCTTACAATCTGCTTTCTCCCCGCTATCGGGCGCAGATATCCTACCAGCAGTTCGTGAAGATGTATCGAGACTACATCATCAAAGGTGTCAGTATCCAGTCTGTGCAGCTAATGCCGGAGTTCTCGACTAACAACGGTCACAAATTTGCTGTGGAGTACAGCGCCTCCTATATCCAGCCAGTTTTCTCTAGCAGCGATCAGCAGTTGCCCGAATTTTACACCTTAGTTGCCCCGAACAGTTCAGTTGGTGAATGGCTGATCGATGGCATTGGTACAGCCCCATAA
- a CDS encoding alpha/beta fold hydrolase, protein MEQQFIEKQVNLGECCITYFEKGVASGLSPILFIHGWGVLVEPYQASLNILSERYHVIAPILPGLGQSTAPEIIQDYTDYGRVLIDFLMALNLKKVHVLGHSEGGAIGMALAALMPSMVRSLTIADSTGIPLGSVLEVVAKRAVEMPAQMWQMKVEPVTEVFKNLLYNSLTNTQNLINMGFIGIEKDIRPLLASIESPCLILWGKNDLLTPVSFAHEFYQNIKDSQLIVVDEVYHEWVLFFPEKFASMILDFIDKIENIN, encoded by the coding sequence ATGGAGCAACAATTTATCGAAAAACAAGTTAATTTAGGGGAATGTTGCATTACCTACTTTGAAAAAGGGGTAGCATCAGGATTATCTCCCATACTGTTTATCCACGGCTGGGGTGTATTAGTTGAACCTTATCAAGCCAGCTTAAATATTTTATCGGAGCGTTATCACGTTATCGCGCCTATATTACCAGGTTTAGGACAATCAACCGCGCCTGAAATTATCCAAGATTACACAGATTATGGGCGGGTGTTAATTGATTTTTTAATGGCGCTGAATCTGAAAAAGGTTCATGTACTTGGGCATTCCGAAGGCGGAGCAATAGGCATGGCATTGGCAGCCTTAATGCCATCTATGGTTCGCAGTCTCACAATAGCAGATAGTACGGGAATTCCTCTGGGTTCCGTGCTGGAAGTCGTTGCCAAAAGGGCGGTTGAGATGCCTGCACAAATGTGGCAAATGAAGGTTGAACCTGTGACTGAGGTTTTTAAAAACTTGCTTTATAACAGCCTTACCAATACTCAAAATCTGATAAATATGGGATTTATTGGTATAGAAAAAGACATCAGACCGCTGTTGGCAAGTATTGAATCTCCCTGTCTAATTTTGTGGGGTAAAAACGATTTGCTTACTCCCGTTTCATTTGCTCACGAATTTTATCAAAATATTAAAGATTCGCAATTAATTGTCGTGGATGAAGTCTATCACGAATGGGTACTCTTTTTCCCCGAAAAATTTGCATCTATGATTCTCGATTTTATTGATAAAATTGAAAATATCAACTAA
- a CDS encoding glycoside hydrolase family 10 protein, with translation MVTSPPQFSDIQDHWARLFIEALARRRIISGFPNGTFRPNQSMTRAEFATIISNAFVRPVKRKYVRFADVPSGYWAGAAIVNAYERGFISGFPDNTFRPTNRISKVEVLVSLASGLEVAANIKPHLQTSLSQIYLDAAQIPNYATDDIAVATSAGMVVNYPNIKLLNPNGAATRADVAAFIYQALVYQDEAPAIASPYIVVPPKPGTLPQTVKVSHQREFRGAWVATVWNSDWPSKPGLPVEQQQAELRAILDRMQAMKLNALILQVRPEGDAFYASQLEPWSYWLSGAPGKAPNPFYDPLEYAIAQSHQRNIELHAWFNPYRAKVSAKLPPNVRPHISVTNPEAVYPWGNQLWMDPGLKVVQDRAYNVILDVVRRYDIDGVHLDDYFYPYPIEGKSFPDNKTYAAYQGSGGKLSLGDWRRENVNQMVQRLSTGIKAAKSHVKFGISPFGIYRPGQPAQIRGLDAYSVLYADSKKWLEQGWIDYLAPQLYWRTDQTAQSYPVLLKWWTENNPKDRHIYAGNNLGQLDGKAWTLDEIKKQVQITRNLSDNLSLGNIFFSMEAFTQNRQGIYDNFKTSTYTQPALVPNMSWRDTIPPAPPAGVAVKDGKLTWNAANPDIRSWTLYKQNGSTWTLQRILPAGTTFATLEPGKYALSAVDKMANESGGVLVSVT, from the coding sequence ATGGTTACATCCCCTCCTCAATTCTCTGATATTCAAGATCATTGGGCGCGTTTATTCATAGAAGCCCTCGCCAGACGTCGCATCATTAGCGGGTTTCCCAATGGCACTTTTCGCCCTAATCAATCAATGACCCGCGCTGAATTTGCTACTATCATTAGCAACGCCTTTGTGAGACCTGTAAAGCGAAAATATGTCCGCTTTGCCGATGTTCCATCTGGCTACTGGGCAGGGGCGGCAATTGTAAATGCTTACGAAAGAGGATTTATCAGCGGTTTTCCCGATAATACCTTTCGTCCGACAAACAGAATCTCCAAGGTAGAAGTTTTAGTTTCCCTAGCCAGTGGCTTAGAAGTTGCCGCCAATATAAAACCTCACCTCCAAACATCACTGTCACAAATATATTTAGATGCTGCTCAAATTCCGAACTATGCAACAGATGATATAGCCGTAGCTACCAGTGCGGGAATGGTAGTTAACTACCCGAATATAAAATTACTAAATCCCAATGGTGCAGCAACTCGCGCCGATGTTGCAGCTTTTATCTATCAAGCTTTAGTGTATCAAGATGAAGCTCCAGCAATTGCATCTCCCTATATCGTAGTTCCCCCAAAACCGGGAACTTTACCGCAAACAGTTAAAGTTAGTCATCAGCGAGAATTTCGGGGTGCGTGGGTAGCAACAGTCTGGAACAGTGACTGGCCCTCCAAACCGGGATTGCCCGTTGAACAACAGCAAGCCGAATTAAGAGCAATTCTAGACCGGATGCAAGCAATGAAGCTGAATGCTTTAATCTTGCAAGTACGACCGGAAGGGGATGCCTTTTATGCTTCGCAATTAGAGCCTTGGAGCTATTGGCTCTCAGGAGCGCCGGGAAAGGCACCAAACCCATTTTACGATCCTCTGGAGTATGCGATCGCCCAAAGCCACCAGCGCAACATTGAACTTCATGCTTGGTTCAACCCCTACCGCGCCAAAGTTAGCGCCAAGCTACCGCCAAACGTCCGCCCTCACATCTCTGTCACCAATCCCGAAGCCGTTTACCCCTGGGGAAATCAGCTGTGGATGGACCCCGGACTAAAAGTAGTTCAAGACAGAGCATACAACGTAATTCTCGACGTAGTGCGTCGCTACGACATAGATGGCGTCCATTTAGATGACTACTTCTATCCCTATCCCATCGAAGGCAAATCCTTCCCCGACAACAAAACCTACGCCGCATATCAGGGGAGTGGTGGCAAACTCTCCTTGGGCGACTGGCGGCGAGAAAATGTCAATCAAATGGTTCAACGCCTCTCCACAGGCATTAAAGCAGCAAAATCCCACGTCAAATTTGGCATTAGTCCCTTTGGCATTTACCGCCCCGGACAACCGGCGCAGATTAGAGGACTAGATGCCTACAGCGTACTTTATGCCGACTCAAAAAAATGGCTAGAACAAGGTTGGATAGATTATCTAGCCCCACAACTCTATTGGCGCACCGACCAAACCGCCCAGAGTTACCCCGTCTTACTCAAGTGGTGGACTGAGAACAACCCCAAAGACCGACACATTTATGCAGGTAACAATTTAGGACAGCTGGACGGAAAAGCTTGGACACTTGACGAGATTAAAAAGCAAGTTCAAATTACCCGCAACTTGAGTGATAACTTGTCACTGGGGAATATCTTCTTCAGTATGGAAGCTTTCACCCAAAATCGTCAGGGCATTTACGACAACTTCAAAACTTCAACTTATACCCAACCAGCACTCGTTCCTAATATGTCATGGCGGGACACAATACCACCAGCCCCCCCAGCCGGAGTAGCGGTGAAAGATGGCAAACTAACGTGGAATGCTGCCAATCCCGATATTCGTTCTTGGACGCTTTATAAACAGAATGGTTCTACCTGGACGCTACAAAGAATCCTTCCAGCAGGAACCACATTTGCCACTCTGGAACCAGGAAAATATGCCTTAAGCGCAGTGGACAAAATGGCAAATGAAAGTGGAGGAGTCCTCGTTTCCGTCACTTAA
- a CDS encoding class I SAM-dependent methyltransferase: protein MTNTTTTLNFKTAPGHQVLAAAGKKMLRPGGGVATEKLFQWADFKAGETVLELASSFGYSAIALAQRYGVRVVGVEKNPDSVARARANIAAAGLVGQVEVIEGDIFRLDAISEKFDYVLAEAILTMQSPSGKAKILRSIHDRLKPGGKFLSHELLARDREEQIHRDLAQVIRMNSTPLSETNWIAAFSTAGLEVQQHQTGSMALLNLRQMLRDEGLLNTARILWNVLTKPAIRSRVLEMRRVFSQYQQELGYIAVCAIA, encoded by the coding sequence ATGACCAATACTACTACTACCCTCAATTTTAAAACGGCTCCGGGGCATCAAGTTTTAGCAGCAGCTGGGAAGAAAATGTTGCGTCCGGGGGGAGGAGTTGCTACAGAGAAACTGTTTCAATGGGCTGACTTCAAAGCAGGCGAGACAGTTCTAGAATTAGCTTCTAGTTTTGGCTACAGCGCGATCGCATTAGCCCAACGCTACGGCGTGCGAGTGGTCGGTGTGGAGAAAAACCCCGACAGTGTGGCGCGTGCGCGTGCCAACATTGCGGCGGCGGGTTTGGTGGGTCAGGTGGAGGTCATTGAGGGCGATATTTTCCGCCTGGATGCAATATCTGAGAAGTTTGATTACGTCTTAGCAGAAGCAATTCTGACGATGCAATCTCCATCAGGGAAGGCTAAAATTCTGCGTTCCATCCACGACCGCCTGAAGCCGGGAGGAAAATTTCTCTCTCATGAACTTTTAGCACGCGATCGCGAAGAACAAATTCACCGCGATTTAGCCCAGGTAATTCGCATGAATAGCACACCTCTATCAGAAACCAATTGGATAGCCGCTTTTTCCACCGCTGGGTTAGAGGTACAGCAACATCAAACTGGATCAATGGCATTGCTAAATCTGCGGCAAATGTTGCGGGATGAAGGGTTGCTGAATACGGCACGTATTTTGTGGAATGTGTTAACTAAACCTGCTATTCGCAGCCGAGTTCTGGAAATGCGTCGCGTTTTCAGCCAATACCAG